In Hymenobacter sublimis, a single genomic region encodes these proteins:
- a CDS encoding MFS transporter, which yields MTQLPSPTPAPEVQPTLLTPFTYSLFRAIWIASVVSNVGTWMQNVAGVWLVTTLTSSALLVALMQTATSLPAFLLSMPAGAIADLIDRRRLLLFTQGFMAVVALLLAALTLLGEVSALSVLGFTFLLGIGAAINAPVWQTATIELVPRRVLGFAITLNGVSNNIARAIGPAIGGAIITYYSPGWVFLVNAVSFVGTFAVVYAWKREAEVASGPAENLTGALRAGMRYVQYSPAIYAVLFRTFAFAFGASAMWGLLSVVTARRLHLSSDTYGVLLSWLGAGAITGAFLMGRAGNRLTFNQRVLLGSAVFVGTNVALALVPSVYWLYPVMFISGIAWLMAMTSFSTTVQLHVPKWVQARVVSMYMLVFQAGLALGSMVWGELADRTTLETALLATAAWMLLSLLLAIPFPMRSAEGLNLEPAGHWPAPTVATDIDPDDGPVVVMIEYEVALADQPAFRVAAAQLTRLRLRDGSLRAGVFTDLAQPTRITEFFYVATWGEHQRQHHRFTKEDQAVEAHVRQFHAGPEPPRVTHFLAFPRSGNVEMATSYETMESLQ from the coding sequence ATGACTCAGCTCCCCTCTCCTACCCCTGCTCCAGAAGTCCAGCCTACCCTTCTCACCCCGTTTACCTACTCCCTATTTCGGGCCATCTGGATTGCCTCGGTGGTTTCCAATGTTGGCACCTGGATGCAGAACGTGGCGGGCGTGTGGCTGGTCACGACGCTTACTTCCTCGGCCCTGCTGGTAGCCCTGATGCAAACGGCCACCAGCCTGCCGGCCTTTCTGCTGAGCATGCCCGCTGGCGCCATTGCCGACCTGATTGACCGGCGCCGGCTGCTGCTCTTCACCCAGGGATTTATGGCGGTAGTGGCCCTGCTGCTGGCCGCACTTACCCTGCTGGGCGAGGTTTCGGCCTTGAGCGTACTGGGGTTTACGTTTCTGCTGGGCATTGGCGCGGCCATCAACGCGCCCGTGTGGCAAACCGCAACCATTGAGTTGGTGCCGCGGCGGGTGCTGGGGTTTGCTATTACCCTGAACGGAGTTAGTAACAACATTGCCCGGGCGATTGGGCCGGCCATTGGCGGGGCCATCATTACGTATTACTCGCCGGGCTGGGTGTTTCTGGTCAATGCGGTGTCGTTCGTGGGTACGTTTGCCGTCGTGTATGCCTGGAAGCGGGAGGCGGAGGTAGCCAGCGGTCCGGCCGAAAACCTCACGGGCGCCCTCCGCGCGGGCATGCGCTACGTGCAGTATTCGCCGGCTATTTACGCCGTGCTGTTTCGCACGTTTGCCTTTGCCTTCGGGGCCAGCGCCATGTGGGGCTTGCTCTCGGTAGTAACGGCCCGCCGCCTGCACCTAAGCTCCGATACCTACGGCGTGCTACTTTCCTGGCTGGGGGCTGGGGCCATTACCGGGGCCTTTCTGATGGGCCGGGCTGGCAACCGCCTGACTTTCAACCAGCGCGTTCTGCTCGGCAGCGCGGTATTCGTGGGCACCAACGTGGCCCTGGCCCTGGTGCCGTCGGTGTACTGGCTGTACCCGGTTATGTTTATTTCGGGTATAGCTTGGCTAATGGCCATGACCAGCTTCAGCACCACCGTGCAGCTGCATGTGCCTAAGTGGGTGCAGGCCCGGGTAGTGAGCATGTACATGCTGGTGTTTCAGGCTGGGTTGGCCCTGGGCAGCATGGTGTGGGGCGAGCTGGCCGACCGCACCACCCTGGAAACGGCCCTGCTGGCCACGGCCGCCTGGATGCTGCTAAGTTTACTACTGGCTATTCCGTTTCCGATGCGCTCGGCCGAAGGTCTCAACCTGGAACCCGCCGGGCACTGGCCCGCCCCCACCGTAGCCACCGACATCGACCCCGATGATGGGCCGGTGGTGGTGATGATAGAATACGAAGTAGCCCTGGCCGATCAGCCCGCATTTCGGGTGGCCGCCGCCCAGCTCACCCGGCTGCGCCTGCGCGACGGGTCGTTGCGGGCCGGGGTGTTCACGGATCTGGCCCAGCCTACCCGCATTACCGAGTTTTTCTACGTGGCTACCTGGGGTGAGCACCAGCGCCAGCACCACCGCTTCACTAAGGAAGATCAGGCAGTGGAGGCCCACGTTCGGCAGTTTCATGCGGGCCCAGAGCCGCCCCGCGTTACGCACTTTCTGGCTTTTCCGCGCTCCGGTAATGTGGAAATGGCTACTTCCTACGAAACGATGGAAAGTCTGCAGTAA
- a CDS encoding DMT family transporter, producing the protein MKNSLKVHAALFVVALIYAANYSISKDVMPRYMGPFALVLLRIVGATVFFGVLSRLVAPHDRIQGRADQLRAVACGVLGIGLNQLLFFSGLNLTSPINASLIQTIAPVVTVLASAVLLGEKLTLPRLLGIGLAAAGAASIILSRGPVAAGGQDGLLGNVYILLNATAFGIYLVLVMPLMRKYHPFTVLARIFLVGAVLAVPAGWQQIQQPDYASFPTSVWAAIAYMVICLTILAYLLNNWALKYASPSLLGAYIYLQPALAVLIAVAVGKDALTLSKALQALLIFGGVFLVSRKPRQPEPVVTAAPLEPVQD; encoded by the coding sequence ATGAAAAACTCGTTAAAAGTACACGCGGCCCTGTTTGTGGTAGCTCTGATTTACGCGGCCAACTACAGTATTTCCAAGGACGTGATGCCGCGCTACATGGGCCCGTTTGCCCTGGTGCTGCTGCGGATTGTGGGCGCTACGGTTTTCTTCGGCGTGCTGAGCCGGTTGGTTGCCCCGCACGACCGAATTCAGGGCCGCGCCGACCAGCTGCGGGCCGTTGCCTGCGGGGTGCTGGGCATTGGGCTCAACCAGCTGCTCTTCTTCTCGGGCCTGAACCTGACGTCGCCCATCAATGCGTCCCTGATTCAAACCATTGCGCCCGTTGTAACGGTGCTGGCCTCGGCGGTGCTGCTCGGTGAAAAGCTTACGCTGCCCCGGCTGCTAGGCATCGGGTTGGCGGCTGCAGGTGCGGCCAGCATTATTCTGAGTCGGGGACCGGTAGCGGCGGGCGGGCAAGACGGGCTGCTGGGCAACGTGTATATCTTGCTCAATGCCACGGCTTTCGGGATTTACCTGGTACTGGTAATGCCCTTGATGCGCAAGTACCACCCGTTTACGGTGCTGGCGCGCATTTTTCTGGTAGGAGCCGTGCTGGCCGTGCCCGCCGGCTGGCAGCAAATTCAGCAGCCTGACTACGCCAGCTTTCCCACTAGCGTTTGGGCGGCCATTGCCTACATGGTCATTTGCCTGACTATTCTGGCGTATCTGCTCAACAACTGGGCCCTGAAGTACGCCTCGCCATCCTTGCTGGGGGCCTACATCTACCTGCAGCCGGCCCTGGCCGTGCTGATTGCCGTAGCCGTGGGCAAAGACGCGCTTACCTTGTCGAAAGCCCTGCAGGCCCTGCTGATTTTCGGGGGCGTATTCCTGGTAAGTCGTAAGCCCCGGCAGCCGGAACCGGTTGTCACCGCGGCGCCCCTGGAGCCCGTGCAGGACTAA
- a CDS encoding replication-associated recombination protein A, translating into MRPRTLTDYAGQQHLIGSEGVLRRYLNAGRLPSLILWGPPGVGKTTLAHLLAQELGLPFAALSAINAGVKDVREVIERARKQRGTVLFIDEIHRFSKSQQDALLGAVEQGVVTLIGATTENPSFEVIPAVLSRAQVYVLEALGKDVLTSLVDKALAEDEILKQKKVRVQEYNALLTISGGDARKLLNLLEIVVEASRPNPKTGAITITDEAVQQLAQQHLARYDKGGEMHYDVISAFIKSIRGSDPNAALYYLAVMLEGGEDVKFIARRLLILASEDVGLANPNALMLAQSCFQAVTVIGMPESDIILGQTVVYLATSPKSNASYKAIREARALVRQQGVQPVPIALRNAPTKLMEELGYGNTYMYSHDYEGNFAYQEFLPEQLSGRVFYHPGQNPAEAKAQERLRQLWGEKYGY; encoded by the coding sequence ATGCGCCCGCGCACCTTAACCGACTACGCCGGCCAGCAGCACCTCATCGGCTCCGAGGGCGTGCTGCGCCGCTACCTCAACGCCGGCCGCCTACCTTCCCTGATTTTGTGGGGCCCACCCGGAGTAGGCAAAACCACCCTAGCCCACCTGCTGGCCCAGGAGCTGGGGCTGCCCTTTGCGGCGCTGTCGGCCATTAATGCTGGCGTGAAAGACGTACGCGAGGTAATTGAGCGGGCCCGCAAGCAGCGAGGCACCGTGCTCTTTATTGATGAGATTCACCGCTTTAGCAAAAGCCAACAAGATGCGCTGCTAGGCGCCGTGGAGCAAGGCGTAGTGACGCTGATTGGGGCCACTACCGAAAATCCCTCATTCGAGGTAATTCCGGCCGTGCTGAGCCGGGCCCAGGTGTACGTGCTGGAGGCCCTGGGTAAAGACGTGCTGACTAGCCTAGTAGACAAGGCTCTGGCCGAAGATGAAATCCTGAAGCAGAAAAAGGTGCGCGTGCAGGAGTACAACGCCCTGCTGACCATTTCCGGCGGCGACGCCCGCAAGCTGCTCAACCTACTGGAAATTGTAGTAGAAGCCAGCCGCCCCAACCCCAAAACCGGCGCCATCACCATCACCGACGAGGCCGTCCAGCAGCTGGCCCAGCAGCACCTCGCGCGCTACGACAAAGGCGGCGAAATGCACTACGATGTCATTTCGGCCTTTATCAAGAGCATCCGCGGCTCCGACCCCAACGCGGCACTTTACTACCTGGCCGTGATGCTGGAAGGCGGCGAGGACGTGAAGTTTATTGCCCGCCGCCTGCTTATCCTGGCCAGTGAGGACGTGGGCCTGGCCAACCCCAATGCCCTCATGCTGGCCCAAAGTTGCTTTCAGGCCGTGACGGTGATTGGTATGCCCGAATCGGACATTATCCTGGGCCAGACGGTAGTGTACCTCGCCACCTCGCCCAAGAGCAACGCCAGCTACAAGGCCATTCGGGAGGCCCGGGCCCTAGTGCGCCAGCAGGGCGTGCAGCCCGTGCCCATAGCCCTGCGCAACGCCCCCACCAAGCTCATGGAAGAGCTGGGCTACGGCAATACGTATATGTATTCCCACGACTACGAGGGCAACTTTGCCTACCAAGAATTCCTGCCCGAGCAGCTTAGTGGCCGCGTGTTCTACCACCCCGGCCAAAACCCCGCCGAAGCCAAAGCCCAGGAGCGCCTCCGCCAACTCTGGGGCGAGAAGTACGGGTATTAG
- the sppA gene encoding signal peptide peptidase SppA translates to MRQFFKYVLATLTGLVLFALVGVVLLVALIAAAASSDKEVTVASNSVLELKLDKPIGEREFNNPLSGFTGGQSSSIGLDELKAAIRRAKGDEDIKGIFLNLELVQGGMASMEEIRNALLDFKKSGKFVVSYTDAQSEKSYYLASVADKIYLNPQGTLEFNGLSSETMYYKNLFDKLGVQAQIFRVGSFKSAVEPYFRTSMSDSARLQTSSFLNSLNNSMLAEVAAARKIAPARLKVISDSMLVHNADDAKRLNLVTDLGYYDQATDYIKGKIGVEKDEKLSLIELSDYEKAEDDKEGSTSGNRIAVVYAEGDIVTGKGGNESIGSTRFAEAIRKARLDKNVKAVVLRVNSPGGSSLASDIIYREVMLTKKVKPVIASMSDVAASGGYFIAMGCDTIVAHPTTITGSIGVFGVLPNIEPFLRDKIGVTTDRVTTGKFSDFPTITRALTPFEQSQFQAEINRIYADFTTKAAQGRRMPVERLRRLASGRVWSGTEAKARGLVDVLGSFDDALRIAARRANLKEGDYRIQKLPRQKSFAENLFSSFSEEAKLRMVREEMGPMYPMYQQYKKLSEMKGAQMRMPFEVNVQ, encoded by the coding sequence ATGAGACAATTCTTCAAGTACGTGCTGGCTACCCTCACCGGCCTCGTGCTCTTTGCCCTGGTAGGGGTGGTGCTGCTGGTAGCCCTGATTGCCGCCGCCGCTTCTTCCGACAAAGAGGTAACTGTGGCCAGCAACTCCGTGCTGGAGCTCAAGCTCGATAAGCCCATTGGCGAGCGGGAGTTCAACAATCCGCTGTCGGGCTTTACTGGGGGGCAGAGCAGCTCCATCGGCCTCGACGAGCTGAAAGCCGCCATCCGGCGGGCGAAGGGCGACGAGGATATCAAGGGCATCTTCCTGAATCTGGAGCTGGTGCAGGGCGGCATGGCCTCCATGGAGGAAATCCGCAACGCCCTGCTCGACTTCAAGAAGTCGGGCAAGTTTGTGGTGTCGTACACCGATGCCCAGTCGGAGAAAAGCTACTACCTCGCTTCCGTAGCCGATAAAATCTACCTGAACCCGCAGGGCACCTTGGAGTTCAACGGCCTGAGCTCCGAGACGATGTACTACAAAAACCTGTTCGACAAGCTGGGCGTGCAGGCTCAGATTTTCCGGGTGGGTTCGTTCAAAAGCGCCGTGGAGCCCTACTTCCGTACCAGCATGTCGGATTCGGCCCGCTTGCAGACGTCTTCGTTCCTGAATTCCCTGAACAACTCCATGCTGGCCGAGGTAGCCGCCGCCCGCAAAATTGCGCCGGCCCGCCTCAAGGTTATCAGCGACTCCATGCTGGTGCACAACGCCGACGACGCCAAGCGCCTGAACCTAGTAACGGACCTGGGCTACTACGACCAGGCTACCGACTACATTAAAGGTAAAATTGGGGTAGAGAAAGACGAGAAGCTCAGCCTCATCGAACTATCGGACTACGAAAAGGCCGAGGACGACAAAGAGGGTAGCACCAGCGGTAACCGCATTGCAGTGGTGTATGCTGAGGGCGACATTGTAACGGGCAAGGGCGGCAACGAAAGCATCGGGAGCACCCGTTTTGCCGAAGCCATCCGCAAGGCCCGCCTCGACAAAAACGTGAAGGCCGTGGTGCTGCGCGTGAACTCGCCCGGCGGCTCTTCACTGGCTTCCGACATCATTTACCGCGAGGTGATGCTGACCAAGAAGGTGAAGCCCGTTATTGCCAGCATGTCGGACGTAGCGGCTTCGGGCGGCTACTTCATTGCCATGGGCTGCGACACGATTGTGGCCCACCCGACCACCATTACCGGCAGCATCGGCGTGTTTGGCGTGCTGCCCAACATTGAGCCCTTCCTGCGCGACAAAATTGGCGTGACGACGGACCGCGTAACCACGGGTAAGTTCTCCGACTTCCCCACCATCACGCGCGCCTTGACGCCGTTCGAGCAAAGCCAGTTCCAGGCCGAAATCAACCGCATCTACGCCGACTTCACCACCAAAGCCGCCCAGGGCCGCCGCATGCCGGTAGAACGCCTGCGCCGCCTGGCCTCGGGTCGGGTATGGTCGGGCACGGAAGCCAAGGCCCGCGGCCTAGTGGATGTACTCGGTTCCTTCGACGATGCCCTGCGCATTGCCGCCCGTCGCGCCAACCTCAAGGAGGGCGACTACCGCATTCAGAAGCTGCCCCGCCAGAAATCCTTCGCCGAAAACCTGTTCAGCTCGTTCTCGGAGGAAGCCAAACTGCGCATGGTGCGCGAGGAAATGGGCCCGATGTATCCCATGTACCAGCAGTACAAGAAGCTCTCGGAAATGAAGGGCGCCCAGATGCGCATGCCGTTCGAGGTGAACGTGCAGTAA
- a CDS encoding purine-nucleoside phosphorylase, with translation MHQLHEATAYLRQTLQDFQPEAGIILGTGLGALVKDVDVQHRFSYADIPHFPVSTVESHAGELLAGTLAGKRVLVMRGRFHYYEGYTMEQVVFPVRVMKLLGIRRLFVSNASGGLNPDYDYSDLMLLSDHINLQPTNPLIGKNLDELGPRFPDMMEPYDLGLLQLAEEAAQELGLEKYLRRGVYASLPGPMLETPAEYRYLRTIGADAVGMSTVPEVLAAVHMGLPVLAVSVITDLCAPGKLKKVDIADILRTAAVAEPRLTALLRRVLEKL, from the coding sequence ATGCACCAACTTCACGAAGCCACCGCCTACCTCCGCCAGACCCTGCAAGATTTTCAGCCCGAAGCGGGTATCATCCTCGGAACGGGGCTGGGCGCTTTGGTGAAAGACGTGGATGTGCAGCACCGCTTCAGCTACGCCGATATTCCACACTTTCCGGTTTCGACGGTGGAAAGCCACGCCGGTGAGCTGTTGGCCGGCACGCTGGCCGGTAAGCGGGTGCTGGTGATGCGCGGGCGGTTTCACTACTACGAGGGCTACACCATGGAGCAGGTAGTATTTCCGGTGCGCGTGATGAAGCTGCTCGGCATCCGGCGCCTGTTCGTGAGCAACGCCAGCGGCGGCCTCAACCCCGACTACGACTACTCCGACCTGATGCTGCTCTCGGACCACATCAACCTGCAGCCAACCAACCCGCTTATCGGTAAAAACCTCGACGAGCTAGGCCCCCGCTTCCCCGATATGATGGAGCCCTACGACTTGGGCTTGTTGCAGCTGGCGGAGGAAGCCGCCCAGGAGCTAGGCCTAGAGAAGTACTTGCGCCGCGGGGTGTACGCCTCTTTGCCCGGCCCCATGCTCGAAACCCCCGCTGAATACCGCTACCTGCGCACCATTGGGGCCGACGCCGTGGGCATGAGTACGGTGCCCGAGGTACTAGCCGCTGTGCACATGGGCCTACCCGTGCTAGCCGTGTCCGTCATTACGGACCTGTGCGCGCCGGGCAAGCTCAAGAAGGTTGACATTGCTGACATCCTGCGCACGGCTGCCGTAGCCGAGCCCCGCCTCACGGCCTTGCTACGCCGGGTACTGGAGAAGTTGTAG
- a CDS encoding DUF4249 domain-containing protein, producing the protein MFFFLKKRLLARPLALLLTLPGLASCNLEQNIDVDLPALPAQLVVECYLEDGQAPQLTVTETVPYLSAPDPVVPTDVTVRLTRPNGQVETLRFFPGRNSVTGKFYTHSSLRKLVARPGDTFRLEVTDTKGRRVTGTATTPGRVPIDSLEYKFNDLPPGQREAYLLTIFQDPVGVGDYYRLQVHRDSISTDAELDYDVEDRLNDGTRFTLGSSYRFDPNDTLLVTLYHLDRPYYLFRQSVGDARNANGNPFSQPSAIKSTVEGGVGVFTVLSYDRKQIIIR; encoded by the coding sequence ATGTTTTTTTTCCTGAAGAAACGTCTGCTGGCCCGGCCGTTGGCGTTGCTCCTGACCTTGCCTGGCCTTGCAAGCTGCAACTTAGAGCAGAATATTGATGTGGACTTGCCGGCCCTGCCCGCGCAGCTGGTGGTAGAATGCTACCTCGAAGACGGGCAAGCGCCGCAGCTTACGGTCACGGAAACAGTGCCCTACCTTTCGGCCCCCGACCCCGTGGTGCCCACCGATGTAACCGTTCGGCTTACCCGACCCAATGGACAGGTAGAAACCCTGCGTTTTTTTCCGGGGCGCAACTCAGTAACTGGTAAGTTCTACACGCACAGCAGCCTGCGCAAACTGGTAGCTCGCCCCGGCGACACGTTTCGGCTGGAAGTCACAGACACCAAGGGCCGCCGCGTAACGGGCACCGCCACTACACCCGGCCGCGTCCCCATCGACTCTCTGGAATACAAGTTCAACGACCTGCCCCCCGGGCAGCGTGAAGCTTACCTGCTCACCATCTTCCAGGACCCAGTGGGCGTAGGCGACTACTACCGCCTGCAAGTTCACCGCGACAGTATTTCCACGGATGCGGAGCTGGATTATGATGTAGAGGACCGGCTCAACGACGGCACCCGGTTTACCCTCGGGAGCAGCTACCGCTTCGACCCGAACGATACCCTCCTGGTGACCCTATACCATCTGGATCGGCCTTACTACCTGTTCCGGCAGTCAGTAGGTGATGCGCGCAATGCTAACGGCAACCCGTTCTCGCAGCCTTCAGCCATCAAGAGCACGGTGGAAGGCGGCGTGGGCGTTTTCACGGTGCTGAGCTACGACCGGAAGCAGATTATCATCCGGTAA
- a CDS encoding TonB-dependent receptor, which yields MALRLTVLSLLISLSALLSPQVRAQVRYTLTGVVRAANNAEALPGAAVTVPALGLGATTAEDGTYSLNLPAGRYQVVVSFIGYESQTRDLNLTRNQRLLFQLVEAGNQLGEVVIEGSGTLEQKLQTPQMSVERLTAREAKLLPALFGEVDILKTLQLKPGVQNGGEGTSGLFVRGGSADQNLVLLDDALVYNPSHLFGLFSVFNPDAVQSVDLYKGGFPAQYGGRLSSVVDVKLREGNRQKLGVSGGIGLISSRLTLEGPIVKNKGSFILSGRRTYFDVFTRQINNLNEGDANYNPIPDYYFYDFNAKANYTLGPKDQVFLSGYYGRDAFGFASQGGFNFSFTWGNSLAAARWNHVFNKRLYLNTTASLTDYQYNVTNRLDQFSFNLGSTIRDYSLRSDLDFAPNEKHALKFGVQGTTHRFGVGRLQAGSSDGRLNIGSDVGYKGLEGAVYASDNFKPSEKWQLEYGLRLTGFQSGSNAYGGLEPRGAARYSLSPKTSLKASYALMYQYVHLVTNSGATLPTDIWYPSRLSVKPQRSQQVATGVSFLLGDGKYLLSNELYYKWAQNQVDFKDGAQLFVNPDLDTEFLFGKGWAYGTELYLEKKTGRTTGWIGYTLAWSKRKFPPQRGTSGINGGRTFYPNYDRRHNLTVVVLHQLTERLNLTGSFVYTTGNATTLPAGRFAVQEVFGDDLSAVPIYPDRNSYRLAPYNRLDLGLVWKLKPNRWFPESDLTFSAYNAYNRRNPYFVYFDQVRDGEDGPVTSYRARQVSLFPVIPAVTYNFKF from the coding sequence ATGGCATTACGCCTTACGGTTTTAAGTCTTCTCATTAGCCTTAGTGCGCTCTTGTCCCCGCAGGTGCGGGCCCAGGTGCGCTACACGCTCACGGGCGTGGTGCGCGCCGCCAACAACGCCGAGGCCCTACCCGGCGCCGCCGTTACGGTGCCGGCCCTGGGGCTGGGCGCTACCACCGCCGAGGATGGCACCTACTCGCTGAATTTGCCGGCCGGCCGCTACCAGGTGGTGGTCTCGTTTATTGGGTACGAATCGCAGACCCGGGACCTGAATTTGACTCGCAACCAGCGGCTGTTGTTTCAACTGGTGGAGGCTGGCAACCAGCTGGGCGAGGTAGTCATTGAAGGTTCGGGCACGCTGGAGCAGAAGCTGCAAACTCCCCAGATGAGCGTGGAGCGCCTCACCGCCCGCGAGGCCAAGTTGCTACCCGCCTTGTTCGGGGAGGTCGACATTCTCAAAACCTTGCAGCTCAAGCCCGGCGTGCAAAACGGTGGCGAGGGCACCTCGGGCCTGTTCGTGCGCGGGGGCTCGGCCGACCAGAACCTAGTGCTCCTCGACGATGCGCTGGTGTACAACCCCAGCCACTTGTTCGGGCTGTTTTCCGTGTTTAACCCCGATGCCGTGCAGTCGGTGGATTTGTACAAAGGTGGCTTTCCGGCCCAGTACGGGGGTAGGCTTTCCTCGGTGGTAGATGTGAAGCTGCGCGAAGGCAACCGCCAGAAGCTGGGCGTAAGCGGCGGAATCGGCCTGATTTCTTCGCGCCTCACTTTGGAGGGCCCCATTGTTAAAAACAAGGGCTCGTTTATCCTGTCGGGGCGGCGCACGTATTTCGATGTGTTTACGCGTCAGATCAACAACCTTAACGAAGGCGACGCCAACTACAACCCTATCCCGGATTACTACTTCTACGATTTCAACGCCAAGGCTAACTACACGCTCGGCCCTAAAGACCAAGTATTTCTGAGTGGCTACTACGGCCGCGACGCCTTCGGCTTTGCTTCCCAAGGCGGTTTCAACTTCAGCTTTACCTGGGGAAACTCCCTGGCGGCGGCGCGCTGGAACCACGTGTTCAACAAGCGGCTGTACCTCAACACCACCGCTTCCCTCACCGACTACCAGTACAACGTTACCAACCGGCTCGACCAGTTTAGCTTCAACCTGGGCTCCACCATCCGCGACTATTCCCTACGCTCCGACCTGGATTTTGCGCCCAATGAAAAGCACGCCCTCAAGTTTGGGGTGCAGGGTACCACCCACCGCTTCGGGGTAGGCCGCCTGCAGGCGGGCTCCTCCGATGGTCGCCTGAATATCGGCTCCGACGTAGGCTACAAGGGCCTAGAGGGCGCAGTGTACGCCTCCGATAACTTCAAGCCCTCCGAAAAGTGGCAACTGGAATACGGCCTGCGACTCACCGGCTTCCAAAGCGGCTCCAATGCCTACGGCGGCCTGGAGCCCCGGGGCGCGGCGCGCTACTCGCTCAGCCCCAAAACCTCCCTGAAAGCCAGCTATGCCCTGATGTACCAGTACGTACACCTGGTCACGAACTCCGGGGCCACGCTGCCCACCGACATTTGGTACCCGTCGCGGCTGTCGGTGAAGCCCCAACGCTCCCAGCAGGTAGCCACGGGCGTAAGCTTTCTACTCGGCGACGGTAAGTATCTGCTTAGCAACGAGCTGTACTACAAGTGGGCTCAGAACCAAGTCGATTTTAAGGATGGCGCGCAGCTGTTCGTGAACCCCGATTTGGACACGGAGTTCCTGTTTGGCAAGGGTTGGGCCTATGGCACGGAACTGTACCTAGAAAAGAAAACCGGCCGCACCACCGGCTGGATTGGCTATACCCTGGCTTGGAGCAAGCGGAAGTTTCCGCCCCAGCGCGGCACCAGCGGCATCAACGGCGGCCGCACCTTCTACCCCAACTACGACCGGCGCCATAACCTGACGGTGGTAGTGCTGCATCAGCTCACAGAGCGCCTGAACCTGACCGGCTCTTTCGTGTACACCACCGGCAACGCCACTACCCTACCCGCGGGCCGGTTTGCGGTGCAGGAAGTGTTCGGCGACGATTTATCGGCCGTGCCCATTTACCCAGACCGCAACTCCTACCGCCTGGCGCCCTACAACCGCCTCGACCTGGGACTGGTGTGGAAGCTAAAGCCCAACCGCTGGTTCCCGGAGTCGGACCTGACGTTTAGCGCCTACAACGCCTACAACCGCCGCAACCCTTACTTCGTGTATTTCGACCAAGTGCGCGATGGCGAAGACGGCCCCGTTACCAGCTACCGGGCCCGGCAGGTTTCCCTGTTCCCCGTGATTCCGGCCGTGACCTACAACTTCAAATTCTAA
- the trxA gene encoding thioredoxin codes for MPKKSFSELINSPGMPVLVDFYADWCGPCKTMAPILEQVAAQHQGKVKVIKIDVDRNQAVAQQFRVQSIPTLILFHKGQPVWRQAGVVSAAQLGQVVQGVTSGA; via the coding sequence ATGCCTAAAAAGTCTTTTTCCGAACTCATTAACAGCCCCGGCATGCCGGTGCTCGTCGATTTTTACGCCGACTGGTGTGGCCCTTGCAAAACCATGGCCCCCATTCTGGAGCAGGTAGCGGCTCAGCATCAGGGCAAGGTCAAAGTCATTAAAATTGACGTGGACCGTAACCAGGCCGTGGCCCAGCAGTTTCGGGTGCAAAGTATTCCTACCCTGATTCTCTTCCACAAAGGCCAGCCGGTGTGGCGGCAGGCGGGCGTGGTGTCGGCGGCCCAGTTGGGGCAGGTAGTGCAAGGGGTTACAAGCGGAGCCTAG
- a CDS encoding HNH endonuclease, with the protein MRRRKQEWTPPEALTNETRCGLCEREVQHTSRHHLVPREEGGRYGPTVELCQPCHSTIHLLLSNRELARHYNSVERLRQAEELQKYLHWVRRNRVERISNRRARR; encoded by the coding sequence ATGCGCAGAAGAAAGCAGGAATGGACGCCGCCGGAGGCCTTAACCAACGAAACCCGCTGTGGCTTATGCGAGCGGGAAGTGCAGCATACCTCTCGCCACCATTTGGTACCCCGCGAAGAAGGCGGCCGCTACGGTCCAACCGTGGAGTTGTGCCAGCCCTGCCATAGTACCATTCATTTGCTGCTCTCCAACCGCGAGCTGGCCCGGCATTACAACAGTGTGGAGCGCCTGCGCCAGGCGGAGGAGCTGCAGAAATACTTGCACTGGGTGCGGCGCAACCGGGTAGAGCGCATCAGCAACCGGCGGGCGCGGCGGTAG